Proteins encoded in a region of the Sugiyamaella lignohabitans strain CBS 10342 chromosome B, complete sequence genome:
- the SMT3 gene encoding SUMO family protein SMT3 (Ubiquitin-like protein of the SUMO family; conjugated to lysine residues of target proteins; associates with transcriptionally active genes; regulates chromatid cohesion, chromosome segregation, APC-mediated proteolysis, DNA replication and septin ring dynamics; phosphorylated at Ser2; GO_component: GO:0000794 - condensed nuclear chromosome [Evidence IDA] [PMID 16782016]; GO_component: GO:0005634 - nucleus [Evidence IDA] [PMID 10364461]; GO_component: GO:0005634 - nucleus [Evidence IDA] [PMID 10579719]; GO_component: GO:0005940 - septin ring [Evidence IDA] [PMID 10364461]; GO_component: GO:0005940 - septin ring [Evidence IDA] [PMID 10579719]; GO_function: GO:0031386 - protein tag [Evidence IDA] [PMID 10364461]; GO_function: GO:0031386 - protein tag [Evidence IDA] [PMID 10579719]; GO_process: GO:0016925 - protein sumoylation [Evidence IDA] [PMID 9312010]), producing the protein MSTPPPATPQEDAAVKSDVKAESTEHINVKVTDGSTEVFFKIKKTTPLRKVIDAFCKRTGKDSKALRFLFDGERITEQDTPASVSIGLASSSLWIVLRVRCPLPLFFCAYRDKRPCDRCTNNCSWILPRAILLKLSILKWAAACRRVHMCPSSG; encoded by the coding sequence ATGTCGACCCCACCTCCTGCTACCCCTCAAGAAGACGCTGCTGTCAAGTCCGATGTTAAGGCGGAGTCTACTGAACACATCAACGTCAAGGTGACTGACGGATCTACTGAAGTGTTTTTCAAAATTAAGAAGACTACCCCACTGAGAAAGGTCATTGATGCTTTCTGCAAGCGTACTGGTAAGGACTCCAAGGCCTTGCGATTCTTATTTGACGGTGAGAGAATCACTGAACAAGACACCCCAGCAAGTGTAAGTATTGGTCTAGCCTCATCATCTTTGTGGATTGTCTTACGGGTTCGATGCCCACTCCCGCTGTTCTTCTGTGCCTATCGAGATAAGAGGCCTTGCGATCGCTGTACTAACAATTGTAGCTGGATATTGCCGAGGGCGATATTATTGAAGCTGTCAATACTCAAGTGGGCGGCTGCTTGTAGACGCGTCCACATGTGTCCGTCGTCAGGTTAG
- the PSP1 gene encoding Psp1p (Asn and gln rich hypothetical protein; high-copy suppressor of POL1 (DNA polymerase alpha) and partial suppressor of CDC2 (polymerase delta) and CDC6 (pre-RC loading factor) mutations; overexpression results in growth inhibition; PSP1 has a paralog, YLR177W, that arose from the whole genome duplication; GO_component: GO:0005737 - cytoplasm [Evidence IEA,IEA]; GO_component: GO:0005737 - cytoplasm [Evidence IDA] [PMID 14562095]; GO_component: GO:0000932 - cytoplasmic mRNA processing body [Evidence IDA] [PMID 23222640]; GO_component: GO:0005739 - mitochondrion [Evidence IEA,IEA]; GO_component: GO:0005739 - mitochondrion [Evidence IDA] [PMID 14576278]; GO_component: GO:0005739 - mitochondrion [Evidence IDA] [PMID 16823961]; GO_function: GO:0003729 - mRNA binding [Evidence IDA] [PMID 23222640]; GO_process: GO:0008150 - biological_process [Evidence ND]) translates to MSDLADTKKDGTGIGSNSSAAKDHNNVTRETGAQQDSDPNHKPVATSTSSVDDSLFIGFGSNINSGSTRSFLQEPRRESMFTSDFLSGIVGPQGNNGGGLSAASSRRPSYAAEFSSRPRFLDLADAFASNTSQAEMPRLSAAVSNPNLNPFNNDLDKWLKVGSDGVIGPGGQANQGHAPAIASGLRRGSTASLTTGVPGNTGAPLWNSSGLTASQAHGLQASPTREEFTLPPVPPSQKKSFRSLSFSTDQRLLHHQQQPGSHQLLGSFNEEDDYDSTLNPNSLGQEDLSLIYGAIGQESSSHYQTPPSLWFNSGIPGTGAKEGSRRHSYAGENFNADQHQQQQQHQNQQQQQQQQTTKPQSHLRQVHQSQQFQGEVNNPTSPVASTGEQVQNLRIHDQAVNSPPKLTYTEAIENYFSFDKLGRNTLSESILGQQQIQQRSPRSHSPSSISGSPTLSSAIPANLSSLISVPSKKLYFVQFKAGRLDVFFIPDSSGLVVHVNDLVIVDADRGRDLGKVVKDHVTTEEAGMLKYIRHQEQQAILQHNPNSMPVNSGSSGPGTTMPKQILRFAQSNEVQQITSKQSDEEKAVSMCVHKVQEKGLDMSVIDAEYQWDRRKLTFFYSATHRIDFRDLVRELFRIYKTRIWMCAVNPAAAAAAAAAATDGDTKGNQLSPMMDRPTPSTSSGANVAKSAGNAPLGSGTSKGSPPSSVVQSHVPTQSEYGLASSQLLGPGSSQSSEIRQQPPLTIQPSGLSANPEIYDQVPSFDQWEGNNGVNNRGHQHNRKLYNGQMNGPIPNSYMPLMQPIVTTSGQFTQPIPHPPRAKYPQYGGNIQPISLPPNAIGLNGQYWYGPPPPPPPTNTFY, encoded by the coding sequence atgagCGATCTTGCCGATACCAAAAAAGATGGAACCGGCATTGGATCGAATTCTTCTGCTGCGAAAGACCATAACAATGTGACACGCGAAACTGGGGCTCAGCAGGATTCCGACCCCAACCACAAGCCTGTAgctacttctacttcaaGTGTAGATGATAGTCTATTTATTGGTTTTGGATCTAATATTAACTCGGGCTCGACAAGATCTTTTCTACAGGAGCCCAGAAGAGAGTCCATGTTTACTTCGGATTTTCTTTCTGGAATTGTTGGCCCTCAGGGTAATAATGGAGGTGGTCTGtcagcagcctcttctAGAAGACCATCTTATGCCGCTGAATTTTCATCGAGGCCAAGATTTCTGGATTTGGCTGATGCCTTTGCATCCAATACTAGTCAAGCGGAGATGCCAAGGCTGTCAGCAGCTGTGTCGAATCCAAATCTTAATCCCTTCAACAATGATTTAGATAAATGGCTGAAGGTTGGCAGTGATGGTGTCATTGGACCTGGTGGCCAGGCAAATCAAGGTCATGCTCCAGCTATCGCCAGTGGCCTACGTAGAGGAAGTACTGCTAGTTTGACGACTGGCGTTCCTGGCAATACCGGAGCTCCATTGTGGAATAGTTCAGGTTTAACTGCCTCTCAGGCGCACGGGTTGCAGGCATCACCCACGAGAGAAGAGTTTACTCTGCCTCCAGTGCCCCCTTCACAGAAAAAGTCTTTTCGCTCCTTGAGCTTTTCTACGGATCAGAGGttgcttcatcatcaacaacaacctggGTCTCATCAGTTGTTAGGATCAttcaatgaagaagatgactATGACTCTACTCTCAATCCTAACTCTCTTGGTCAGGAGGATCTATCTTTGATTTACGGAGCTATTGGGCAAGAGTCGTCGTCTCATTACCAGACTCCTCCCAGTCTGTGGTTTAATAGTGGTATTCCAGGTACTGGTGCAAAGGAGGGCTCTCGACGTCATTCATATGCTGGTGAAAACTTTAATGCTGaccaacatcagcagcaacagcaacatcaaaatcaacagcagcagcagcagcagcagacaaCTAAGCCACAATCACACCTTAGACAGGTACACCAATCACAGCAGTTTCAAGGTGAGGTGAATAACCCCACCTCACCAGTAGCGTCCACAGGTGAACAAGTTCAGAACCTTCGGATTCACGACCAGGCTGTTAATAGCCCTCCAAAGCTAACCTATACAGAAGCTATTGAGAACTATTTTTCATTTGACAAGTTGGGTCGAAATACCCTTTCAGAATCGATCTTAGGACAACAGCAAATTCAACAAAGATCTCCACGATCACATTCTCCATCATCTATATCTGGTTCACCTACCTTGTCTAGTGCTATTCCCGCAAATCTTTCCTCTTTAATATCAGTTCCTAGCAAGAAATTATACTTTGTTCAGTTCAAAGCGGGCAGACTGGATGTCTTTTTTATTCCAGACAGTTCAGGTTTAGTTGTCCATGTCAATGATCTTGTTATTGTCGATGCAGACCGAGGCAGAGACTTAGGTAAAGTTGTCAAGGATCATGTCACCACAGAAGAAGCCGGCATGCTTAAGTATATTAGACACCAGGAACAACAGGCTATTCTTCAACATAATCCAAATTCAATGCCCGTTAACTCTGGTTCTTCAGGCCCAGGAACAACCATGCCCAAACAGATTTTAAGATTCGCACAAAGTAATGAAGTTCAACAAATTACCAGTAAGCAGTCGGATGAGGAAAAAGCAGTATCCATGTGTGTCCACAAGGTTCAAGAAAAAGGGTTGGATATGAGTGTCATTGATGCTGAGTACCAATGGGACAGACGCAAGCTGACATTCTTCTACTCTGCCACCCATCGTATTGATTTCAGGGACTTGGTAAGAGAATTGTTCCGTATTTACAAGACAAGAATATGGATGTGCGCAGTAAACCCTGCCGCGgcagccgctgctgctgctgccgctacTGACGGTGACACCAAAGGTAATCAACTCAGCCCAATGATGGATAGGCCCACTCCTTCCACTAGTTCTGGTGCCAATGTTGCTAAATCTGCAGGTAATGCTCCTCTTGGTTCGGGTACAAGTAAAGGATCTCCACCTAGCAGTGTTGTGCAATCACACGTACCAACTCAATCTGAATATGGCTTGGCTAGTTCACAGCTTCTGGGACCGGGATCATCCCAATCGTCTGAGATTCGTCAACAACCTCCATTGACCATCCAACCATCTGGCTTATCAGCTAACCCAGAGATCTATGATCAAGTTCCATCATTTGACCAGTGGGAGGGTAATAATGGAGTCAATAACAGGGGCCACCAGCATAACCGCAAGCTCTACAATGGCCAGATGAATGGTCCTATACCAAACTCATACATGCCCTTGATGCAGCCTATAGTAACCACGAGTGGTCAATTCACACAGCCAATCCCCCACCCCCCGAGAGCAAAGTACCCTCAATATGGTGGAAATATCCAGCCTATAAGCTTGCCACCCAATGCCATAGGGCTCAATGGACAATATTGGTATGGacctccccctcccccgcCTCCAACAAACACATTTTACTAA
- the VBA5 gene encoding Vba5p (Plasma membrane protein of the Major Facilitator Superfamily (MFS); involved in amino acid uptake and drug sensitivity; VBA5 has a paralog, VBA3, that arose from a segmental duplication; GO_component: GO:0016021 - integral component of membrane [Evidence IEA,IEA]; GO_component: GO:0016021 - integral component of membrane [Evidence ISM] [PMID 12192589]; GO_component: GO:0016020 - membrane [Evidence IEA]; GO_component: GO:0005886 - plasma membrane [Evidence IDA] [PMID 23047103]; GO_component: GO:0005774 - vacuolar membrane [Evidence IEA]; GO_component: GO:0005773 - vacuole [Evidence IEA]; GO_function: GO:0003674 - molecular_function [Evidence ND]; GO_function: GO:0022857 - transmembrane transporter activity [Evidence IEA]; GO_process: GO:0006865 - amino acid transport [Evidence IEA]; GO_process: GO:0015809 - arginine transport [Evidence IGI,IMP] [PMID 23047103]; GO_process: GO:0055085 - transmembrane transport [Evidence IEA]; GO_process: GO:0006810 - transport [Evidence IEA]), with protein sequence MATDTDSIQKNNRSEFQLDNEVSSLSEPQQFAPELENNDEEAQRVRTHNTIEDAGDGTKASDQLLHGVPLILCAVSLLLCMFLVALDQTIIVTLLSTVGNKFGDFGKISWISSGFLLPTAILAMNWGKISLIFGRKYTMLVAIILFEVGSLICALCNSMDMLIGGRVIAGIGGGGIQVMVFVILTEIVSIEKRGIIQGLVAISFAVASVVGPLVGGAFTEHVSFRWCFYINLPIGGVAFACIWWFFNPPLPKGTLKEKLLKIDYIGTVLLAVGLVLVLLALTFGSISTPWNSALVISFFTIGGVVVVAFIAYNFSLSKNPLLPWVVVRVWRVDVVCVAFFMTFGSFMAAVLYLSTFFQVVLNADAMHSGIDLLPMIIPVVLCSASGGIFISKTGITKPIAIAGAVFATVGFGLCSLLDEHSSSSKRIGYLIVPGIGVGLSFQSLTLNAQLAAPKQNGGVLIATSMIAFSRSIGGVIGSTVGQTIQSVSFKTSLKEIKGIPSTVDLTQLVNSPELIRTLPQEVQGPIIQAFIKAFHRVMYFAIAMAGVAFITELFFTNQRIPIGQKQGPPAPAQPDTNKLEKSDSMLEPTKEQSD encoded by the coding sequence ATGGCAACTGATACAGATTCCATTCAAAAGAACAATCGATCTGAGTTTCAGCTCGACAATGAAGTGTCGAGCCTGTCAGAGCCACAACAGTTCGCTCCTGAGCTAGAGAATAACGACGAGGAAGCTCAGAGAGTGAGAACCCATAATACCAttgaagatgctggtgatggtaCCAAAGCATCAGATCAATTATTGCATGGGGTTCCCTTGATTTTGTGCGCTGTGTCCCTTCTGTTGTGCATGTTTTTGGTCGCTTTAGATCAGACTATTATTGTTACTTTACTTTCAACTGTTGGTAATAAGTTCGGTGATTTTGGTAAAATCTCATGGATTTCTTCAGGTTTCTTGCTTCCTACGGCTATTTTGGCTATGAATTGGGGTAAGATTTCCCTTATCTTTGGCCGTAAATATACCATGCTGGTTGCAATTATCTTGTTTGAGGTCGGCAGTCTTATCTGTGCTTTATGCAATTCTATGGATATGCTTATTGGTGGCAGAGTTATTGCTGGtattggcggtggtggtattCAAGTTATGGTATTTGTTATCCTTACCGAAATCGTTTCAATTGAGAAGAGAGGTATAATCCAAGGTTTGGTGGCTATCAGTTTTGCAGTAGCTTCAGTAGTGGGCCCTCTCGTGGGTGGTGCTTTTACTGAGCATGTGTCTTTCAGATGGTGTTTCTATATCAATCTTCCTATTGGAGGTGTTGCATTTGCGTGTATCTGGTGGTTCTTTAACCCACCTCTACCCAAGGGCACCCTCAAAGAGAAGCTTTTGAAAATTGATTATATCGGTACTGTCTTGCTAGCCGTCGGCCTTGTTTTGGTATTGCTTGCTCTTACTTTCGGTAGTATCAGCACTCCTTGGAACTCGGCTCTTGTTATCAGTTTTTTCAccattggtggtgttgtCGTTGTGGCATTTATTGCTTATAACTTCAGTCTCTCCAAGAACCCCTTACTTCCTTGGGTGGTTGTTCGTGTTTGGCGAGTCGACGTTGTCTGTGTTGCGTTTTTCATGACATTCGGATCTTTCATGGCTGCTGTTTTGTACTTGTCGACCTTTTTCCAAGTAGTTTTGAACGCTGATGCAATGCACTCTGGTATCGATTTGTTACCAATGATTATCCCAGTTGTCTTGTgttctgcttctggtggtattttcatttccaaGACTGGTATTACCAAGCCAATTGCAATCGCAGGGGCTGTTTTTGCAACTGTTGGTTTTGGATTATGTTCGTTGCTCGATGAGCACTCTTCCTCAAGTAAGCGTATTGGATACTTGATTGTACCCGGTATTGGTGTTGGTTTATCATTCCAATCCTTAACTTTGAATGCCCAATTAGCTGCTCCTAAGCAAAATGGTGGTGTGCTCATTGCAACCTCTATGATTGCGTTCTCTCGTTCCATTGGTGGTGTCATTGGTAGTACTGTTGGTCAAACTATCCAGTCTGTTTCATTCAAAACATCTCTTAAGGAAATCAAGGGTATTCCCTCTACTGTTGACTTGACTCAACTTGTAAACTCACCTGAACTTATTCGTACTTTGCCCCAAGAGGTACAAGGACCCATTATCCAAGCATTTATCAAGGCTTTCCATAGAGTCATGTACTTTGCTATTGCAATGGCTGGAGTCGCATTTATCACTGAACTTTTCTTTACCAATCAGCGAATTCCTATCGGTCAAAAACAGGGTCCCCCAGCTCCTGCCCAACCTGATACCAATAAGCTGGAAAAATCAGATTCCATGTTGGAACCAACTAAGGAGCAGTCTGATTAA